In the Arachis ipaensis cultivar K30076 chromosome B10, Araip1.1, whole genome shotgun sequence genome, one interval contains:
- the LOC107622440 gene encoding 60S ribosomal protein L18a, with protein MVTFRFHQYQVVGRALPTESDQHPKIYRMKLWATNEVRAKSKFWYFLRKLKKVKKSNGQVLAINEIFEKNPTKINNYGIWLRYQSRTGYHNMYKEYRDTTLNGAVEAMYNEMASRHRVRFPCIQIIKTATIPAKLCKRESTKQFHNSKIKFPLVFKKIRPPTRKLKTTYKAKKPNLFM; from the exons ATGGTTACCTTCAGG TTCCACCAATACCAGGTCGTCGGGAGGGCTCTCCCTACTGAGTCAGATCAGCACCCTAAGATTTACCGCATGAAGCTCTGGGCTACCAATGAGGTTCGCGCAAAGTCCAAGTTCTG GTATTTTCTGAGGAAGCTCAAGAAAGTTAAGAAGAGCAATGGTCAGGTCCTTGCCATCAATGAG ATTTTTGAGAAGAACCCAACCAAGATCAACAACTATGGTATCTGGTTGCGCTATCAAAGTCGGACAGGGTACCACAATATGTATAAGGAGTATCGTGACACCACTCTAAATGGTGCTGTTGAGGCGATGTACAATGAGATGGCTTCTCGCCACAGGGTTAGGTTCCCCTGCATTCAAATTATCAAGACTGCCACCATTCCAGCTAAGCTTTGCAAGAGGGAGAGCACCAAACAATTCCACAACTCCAAGATTAAGTTCCCATTGGTCTTCAAGAAGATTAGGCCACCAACAAGGAAGCTAAAGACCACATACAAGGCCAAGAAGCCTAACTTGTTTATGTAA
- the LOC107622441 gene encoding 60S ribosomal protein L18a-like protein (The sequence of the model RefSeq protein was modified relative to this genomic sequence to represent the inferred CDS: added 13 bases not found in genome assembly): MGIGGTTSASCSDEGNMPPYYGTFQGVANFYPPQPSSSHNSYQGYTLLPVYAVLEGHPIRERRLPCCGLGLGWCMFILGFFLGGIPWYFGTFLLLCTRVDYREKPGLIACTIVSLIIVIAITLGSSHRHFVWWT, encoded by the exons GAACCACCTCCGCCAGCTGCAGCGATGAAGGCAACATGCCTCCCTACTATGGAACCTTTCAAGGCGTCGCTAACTTCTATCCTCCTCAGCCCTCGTCCTCCCATAATTCTTACCAAGGATACACCCTCCTTCCCG TTTATGCTGTTCTTGAGGGACACCCCATAAGAGAACGCCGTCTTCCTTGCTGCGGACTTGGTCTGGGTTGGTGCAT GTTTATACTGGGATTCTTTCTTGGGGGCATTCCCTGGTATTTCGGAACTTTCTTGCTACTATGTACGCGGGTGGATTACCGAGAAAAGCCTGGATTGATTGCGTGCACAATTGTT TCCCTCATAATTGTGATAGCCATTACCCTTGGCTCGAGTCATCGACATTTTGTTTGGTGGACATGA